The following coding sequences are from one Triticum dicoccoides isolate Atlit2015 ecotype Zavitan chromosome 4A, WEW_v2.0, whole genome shotgun sequence window:
- the LOC119288745 gene encoding guanosine nucleotide diphosphate dissociation inhibitor At5g09550-like, which yields MDEEYDVIVLGTGLKECILSGILSVDGLKVLHMDRNDYYGGESTSLNLAKIWKRFKGSDTTPDHLGVSKEYNVDMVPKFMMANGALVRVLIRTSVTKYLNFKAVDGSFVYNNGKIHKVPATDVEALKSNLMGLFEKRRARKFFIYVQDYEEDDAKSHEGLNLHKVTTRELISKYGLEDDTIDFIGHALALHRDDSYLDEPAIDTVKRMKLYSESLARFQGGSPYIYPLYGLGELPQAFARLSAVYGGTYMLNKPECKVEFDESGKAFGVTSEGETAKCKKVVCDPSYLPDKVKKVGRVARAICIMKHPIPDTKDSHSVQIILPKKQLKRKSDMYVFCCSYAHNVAPKGKFIAFVSTEAETDKPEIELKPGIDLLGPVEETFFDMYDRYEPVNAAEEDNCFLTTSYDATTHFETTVKDVLALYSKITGKELDLSVDLNAASAGENDAA from the exons ATGGATGAGGAGTACGACGTGATCGTGCTGGGGACGGGGCTCAAGGAGTGCATCCTCAGTGGCATCCTCTCCGTCGATGGCCTCAAG GTTCTTCACATGGACAGGAATGACTACTACGGTGGAGAATCTACATCCCTGAATCTGGCCAAG ATCTGGAAGAGATTCAAAGGCAGCGACACCACTCCTGACCATCTGGGTGTCAGCAAGGAGTACAACGTCGACATGGTGCCCAAG TTCATGATGGCCAACGGTGCATTGGTACGTGTCTTGATCCGCACCAGCGTGACAAAGTATCTGAACTTCAAGGCCGTCGATGGCAGCTTCGTCTACAACAACGGGAAG ATCCACAAAGTCCCTGCGACAGATGTTGAAGCCTTGAAATCTAACCTAATGGGATTGTTTGAAAAGCGCCGCGCTAGGAAGTTCTTCATTTACGTTCAGGACTACGAAGAGGATGACGCGAAGTCACACGAAGGCCTAAATCTGCACAAAGTCACGACGAGGGAACTCATCTC CAAATATGGACTGGAGGATGACACGATTGACTTTATTGGTCATGCATTGGCACTTCACCGCGATGACAGCTATCTCGATGAGCCCGCAATTGACACTGTCAAGAGAATGAAG CTGTATTCGGAATCATTGGCACGCTTCCAAGGTGGATCACCTTATATCTACCCCTTGTATGGTCTAGGAGAGCTCCCTCAG GCATTTGCTCGTCTGAGCGCTGTTTATGGTGGCACATACATGCTTAACAAACCAGAATGCAAG GTTGAGTTCGATGAGAGTGGTAAAGCATTTGGTGTGACATCCGAAGGGGAGACGGCAAAATGCAAAAAAGTTGTTTGTGACCCATCATACTTGCCTGACAAG GTGAAGAAGGTCGGAAGGGTGGCGCGTGCGATATGCATAATGAAGCATCCCATTCCTGACACCAAAGATTCTCACTCCGTGCAGATTATCCTCCCAAAGAAACAGCTGAAGCGCAAATCAGACAT GTACGTGTTCTGCTGCTCGTACGCTCACAACGTTGCACCGAAAGGCAAGTTCATCGCCTTTGTGTCGACTGAAGCTGAGACCGACAAGCCTGAGATCGAGCTGAAACCCGGGATCGATCTGCTCGGCCCCGTGGAGGAGACGTTCTTCGACATGTACGATCGATACGAGCCTGTTAATGCTGCTGAGGAGGACAACTGTTTCTTGACAACT AGCTACGACGCGACCACCCATTTTGAGACAACGGTGAAGGATGTGCTCGCCTTGTACAGCAAGATCACTGGAAAG GAACTTGATCTTTCCGTGGATCTGAATGCTGCCAGTGCCGGTGAAAATGATGCCGCTTGA